The genomic stretch cctttctatctttcctcctcctctcccttcttctccctttccttcccctaCAATGGCTGCATTTTTCTAACAAAAATATCAGGGAATAATGTACAATATAGGAACAAAGCAGCCCAATCCCCAATGCTAGTGCTTTGAGCCATGAATGGGTTCTAATTATACCCTCTTTCTGCTCTGGGGGGACAGTTGGGGGGCTGGACCTCCAGGCTGGTTTTCTTTGATCAGGACCTGTCTTATTCTTTCTCCATGTGCTGCCACATCTTATAATTCTCTATTTATGTCATGATGTAAACAAATTGTAGAAAGTACTGAAATTGGGACAGTGAATTAACATACTAAAAATCAGTACTGTAGGGATGCCAAACATAGTTCTCCTCCCGTTTTGTATTCTCATGGGGTATCTGTGTTTCCACCCACTGTAAGTCTATTTCTGGCTTAGCCTTGGCTTTGTGGATGAAAGGAGAAGGTCATTAGCTAGGGAGGGGGCCAGCTTTGGTTGAGACTAAGTCCAAGGTGGAGACTCCAGGCCACTATGCTTTGAAGTGGTCTCAGTAGGCTGGCTAGCTTCTAGACTAAATCTAAAGAGGCTGGGAACCCCTCTGGGGAGGCTGGGTACCAGACGGCTGACTTGGCTGGGGTCTAGACACCTGGACTGTGAACCCTTGATATCCACTTGGGCTGGTCTTCCCTGAAGCACGTGCTTTGCAACATGTGTCGCAAAAGCTGTTCCTCAGAAAAAAAGTGATGATATCGAGTAAGTGGGGGGAAAACTGCTGCAGGCCCCACTCCCTTAGAGGTTCTCAGCATGCTCAGCACATTCACAGCAAGAAGTCTGCAGAGAAGAGCCTATTAAACTCAACGCTTCCTAGAATCATTTGACCACAGACCCCTTCTGCTACAGCGCATTGTCAGGGAATCCACTCTGGGAAATGCTACACTAGCTGAGCCCCAGTTTGCGAAGGCCTGTCTGTTGGGAGGATGGTTTTCCAACCTATTGGCTGTTTCCTACTGGGCTTCTGGAGCACAGACCTTTGGAGCACTGACTTTTCACATCTTCTGGGGGCTATGAAACCTTTTCAGAATAAGTCAATAAGTCTTACAATACACCCGAACATGGGCTTATTATACATGCACAGTTGGAATCTGGAGGATGGGCAGGACATGGCAGACAGTGGCTCCCTCAGGGGAGTGGGGCTGGTGGGAGGCAGACTGTCAGCCTTCACTTCATGCTTTCTTATACTTGGATATAAGagcaatttttactttaaaaatttaaaaatacatatatactgaCAATCACACAAGGAAACGTGATGCTAGAACCCAGCATATGGGTCACTGGAACCACAGCTGGTCTGGTAGAGGCCCCAGTGGAGCTCCCCACCTGGCCCAcccccctcagggctctggcacCATTTGGAAAGTCACTCTTCCATCCCCGACCCTTGCAGTTCAGGAGAATAAATCCCAGGGGAGAGGGAGTGACTTGTTCACAGCCACCTGGCTTGTGGGCACCAGAGCTGGAAGCAAAGCCACAGGACTGACAGCAGCCCTGGCGTTTCCACCCTGGAGCCTCGCTGCTCCTGGCCGGCCCCTCCCTCCAGCACCTGACTCTTGCCGCCCCACAGGTTGGACAGAGACTTGAACCGGCTCCCGCAGGATCTGTACCACGCACGCTGCCTGTGTCCACACTGTGTCAGCCTCCAGACGGGCTCCCACATGGACCCCCTGGGAAACTCAGAGCTGCTCTACCACAACCAGACCGTCTTCTACCGGCGGCCGTGTCCTGGACAGCAGGGCGCCCACCATGGCTACTGCCTGGAACGCAGGCTCTACCGTGTCTCCTTGGCTTGCGTGTGCGTGCGGCCCCGTGTGATGGCCTAGCTGTGCCGACCATGGCTGGTCCCTGGGCAAACACTGGAGCTGGTTGGACAGCCACCTGCTGTGGTGAACCAGGACACCCAAAGGCACAGCCCCTCCAAAGGACCACGCGGAGCAGCAGGATCTTGGGACAGGATGGGGGACCATGGGGGACCGCACTTTGCACTTTTTGGAGTGGGTGAGAAATGCAGGGCAAATCCAAGGCAGTAGCGGCTGTTTATGGTCCCTGGAAACTGGCATCCTGTCATTTCCTCCTGGGAAAGGTCTTCAAAGCTCTGCTATGTctgtctcttcttccctcccacccccagctgccCTGGTGCAGCACAGGCACTTTCAGACATTTTTCCCTTCACCAGTGGAGAGCCCTTCAATTCATTAGTTTGTTCGCTCCTTCATTCATCAAACGCTTAGTGAGCATCGACTTTGGAGCATCGACCTTAAACCTCCTGGTGGAGTTGCTAGTCTTTTGACATGAATGCTGCTAAGGAAGAGGCTGTTATTGAGCAGGGAGAGAATTGTTCAAATAAATAATCTGTACTTAAAAGTGGCCTAATTTGTCTTTGGCATCCCTGGTGCTTGAGCATCTTGTGGTTCCCAGCCTGGTCCCATTTCCTCCCCACTGTCAGCCCCCACCTGCTGCCCTCCAGAGTTTCCGCTGTggtccccccatccttccccttccCTGGCTCCCTGGCCCAGCCCTAAACACCGGGGTGGGGGTCAGCCTGCCCTCCTGGCATACTGGAGAAACAGAGGCCCATTGAGGCACTGCAGCAGGCACACAGCGCCCCCTTGTCCCCCCAACAATCTGCCTTTGTCCTCAGTTTTGGCTGCTACAGCTTGGTCCTGAGGGGTGCTGCCAGGGCCGGGCTCCAGCTCCCACCCTCCctgaaaggaaaagggagaaaggatGGTGAGGAAGAGGGTTAAGGTTAGGGAAGGGAGGACGCAAACTTCCTCAGGCTTGGGTTCTCGGGGGCTCCTAGCCTGGCCCATTTCTCGGCTCACCTCGCAGCTCCTCCCGGTTTCTTCGCAGTccgccccctctcccctcctgccttcgcCCACCCTCGGCGGGTGGGCGGGGTCAGGCTCCAAGTAAGAGGAGAGCtgacccctcccctcttccccgcCCCTCCTCTTCCACGTGCCTCCTGGGGACCAGTGCAGGCACCAGCAGGGCGCTCTGGGCAGCTGGGTGAAGGCCTATCTGGGCaagcaccccccccccgcccccaccccgcggcCACCCTCTCCGGTCCCCCACGGCAGCCCTGCCCGCTTCACTCTGAGGTTTCTCGCAGTGCCTTTCCTGCTCCTCTCTGCTTCCCCGTCCTGCCAGGTTCCCATCCTCCTGTGTTCCTTCCTGGGCTGGTGGCAGTGGGCGGCTGTACCCGGTGGGCCTCGTGGAGATGTTCAATGCTTGGAGTCGTCGGGACCGGCCCCCCGAGGAGGGGGCAGCTGCAGGGCTCGAGGGCTTCGCTGTGGACAAgaccttcctctcctccctcaaAGGCATCCTGCTGGAAACTGAGCTGGTAACGGCCGCCTCCTTAGCCTAGAGCTtcaccccccagccccaggcccctcaGGGCTCACTCCTCAGCAGCTTCCCTCCTCCACCTCTCAGACACCCCGCTTGCCCCAGCGACCCTCCCCACATCTCTTCGCCTGCCTTCTTGCTGCTACTCTACCTGGAAGCGGCAACAGCAGCTTTCAGTGTCTTCAGGAAGGATTGAAGCTAGACAGAGGACCGCTCTCTGGGACACTGAGGGAGTGTGAGGCACAGGGATGGGATGGGACGGCGGTAACACCAGCCGGCCTCCTCCTGGGCCTTAGATGGCCACTTCTCGGCATATCCAAGAAGTTCAGTTACCCAAAAGGGCAGACTTTCTGCAGCCCTGCTTTATCTGTTGCCTGCTCCCTGTGAACATCTGTCCTCAGGAAAGTACCTTCCCTTATTCACTTAGCAAGACCTCAGTGTAAACCTGAGTCTTCGGCATATATCTTGTCCTACATTTGAGAGCTGAGGGGACACACATCTACTCTGGAGCATCTGCCTTCTAATCCTTGCCTCTTGGCATGGAACCAGGGGCTCTTGTCCTTGTTAGAGGAGTTTTAGGCATCCTGGAATTATTATGGGGCATGGGGTACCTCCTGGGGGCACAGGCTGATGTCCCACCACTCAAGGGGCTGGTGTTCCCAGTGCTAAAGGGGAACCCACTCTCTTCTGGATTTCATAGAGTGGTGTTCCCCAGAGCTGTGAAACTTGGTTAAACTGCTGGGGCTACTGGGGCCCCGGAGCAGGGGGAGCCTGGGCTGGCAGAGGTGGGAGGCTGGAGTCGGTCCTTGATGGGCAAAGGCCCTGGGCATGGCTTCTGCCACCAGGGTTGGCAAGACCTCCGAGGGCAGGCGGTGTGCTGGCTGGGGGAGCTTCCTGAAAAGAGGGAGGCAAAGGCCTGTCCGGGCCTGTGTCCCCTTCCTGGTAAACTTCCCACCTTTGGCCCTGCAGGCCCTGACCTTCATCATCTTCATCTGCTTCACGGCCTCCATCTCTGCCTACATGGCTGCCGCACTGCTGGAGTTCTTCATCACACTAGCCTTCCTCTTCCTCTATGCCACCCAGTACTACCAGCGCTTCGATCGGCTGAACTGGCCCTGTCTGGTGAGGGTCCCCACCCCGTGCTGCCTCCCCCACGCCATTCTGGGCCCTTTCTTCTTTCAACATTGAATTTTCCTCTTCcagcctctctccttttcctggGTAAGCAAGGAATCCAGCCCCCATGTCCTATAGTCAAACATGGCTTTGACCCCATCCTTCAGACTGCTCCCCGATGCAggtccagccccagcccagccccttggCTTCTTGTCTTGGTTCCTGTCCCTCTGTGTCCATCTGCGTCCCTCCCCTGGGGAGCTGTGTGAgctctctcttgctttctgtctctcAAGCACCTTATGTTGTGTCCAAGGATATCTCCGTGTAGGGATTCCCAGTACCTGAGGGTCAAGCCGCTGACTAGCCTGGAAAACTTCAGGCTGATGCCGCCTGCCCTCTGCTTCTCTTTGACCCtgcacccccaacccccaggacTTCCTCCGCTGTGTCAGCGCCATCATCATCTTCCTGGTGGTCTCCTTCGCGGCTGTGACCTCCCGGGACGGAGCTGCCATTGCTGCTTTTGTGAGTCCAGACCCGCAGAATTCTCCGGCTCCCCCCAACCCCTAGGGACCTCTGGCTGATGGTCGCACCCTTCCTGTGCCTCTGCCcccactcaaactcaagtcagtGCTCACACCTTGCCCTGGGtcacccacctccctctccctggCCTCCAGTGGCTCGCTGGCCTTTGTTGTGGCATCCCCCTCCTGCTCTCACAGGTGTTTGGCATCATCCTGGTTTCTGTCTTTGCCTACGATGCCTTCAAGATCTACCGGACTGAGATGGTGCCCAGGGCTGCCCAGGGTGAGTGCCTATCCTCTGGGGAGAGGAGATGCCCCCTGCCCCCAAACCCAGCTACCCCCCGCCATGCCCTATCCCACTTGGCTCAATCTTCACAGGGGACCAGCAGTGACCCTGGGGATACCTGGCTTCTGAGCCCAGCCAGAAagtgggacaggggagcccagacTCATCTCCTTTGGATTCACTAGCTCCCTAGCCTACTGTCTACTGCCTCAGCCTACAGTGATGGAGCCAGGCCTGAGAAGTCACGTGGACTTGTCTGTGGGGGCTAGTCTGGCATTTGATGAAGCTCGGCCAGGGAGGCTGCTTTATGGTCTAAGCGGAGGGTGCAGGAGGAAGCTGGTCATTCCCAAATTAAAAGATTGGAATCCTACTGGTGAATCTCTTTCTTCCTCAGAAATTAGGCAGATCAGGAATGCTAGGAGTATTCATGAGAATGTTGCGTGGAGCAGGTCATGGTCCTTACTCTGGGACCAGGTCTGAACAATGAGCAAGTGGGGCTTTAGACTGAAGATGCTAAGGATATCCTTCAACACAGAATATCCATGCCATGACTCTTGGGTACAAGGCTACCTTGTGGTGAGCCTGGTGGCTGGGCACCCCAGGTCCTGTGTCTGAAAAAGCGCTAGCCTTCCCCAGGTGAATGAAGGCCCACCTGTCCAGCCCTTCTAGTGGGTTGCTTGCCTGGGGCATGTGTAGAGCTCCCCCTGGTGGTGTGGGGAGGACTTGACCCACAGGTCACCAGGGAGAGGTCAGCATCCAATGTAAGAGGGAGATTCCCATGTTGCTGGAGCTGGACAAGCCCTCAGATATCACCTGGTTCAATGCCCTCATTTCACATAAGAGAGGACATGCTCAGTTAGGGGACATGACCTCTTTATTTGTGACAGAGTTAGGGCTGGagcccgggcttccctggtggcccagcggtaaagaatctgcctgcaatgcaggagacccgggttcaatccctgggtcaggaggatccctggagaagggaatggcaacccactccagtattcttgctgagagaatcccatgaacagagatgcttggagagctacagtccatggggtcacaaagggttggacatgactgaatgactgaccaTGCACACACAGGGCTGGAGCCCAGCACTCCTAACGCCCAAACAGGTGTTCTGGATATTATACCGAGCCCCGTGAAGCTCATTAAAAACGACCCAGCTTCATTTCCAGCTCTCCCCATCAGTAGGGCCACATTCCCAGGCTGCCAGCACCCCAGCAGGATATTCCTGAACATCTCATGTGCAGACCCCGTGCTGGGCCCCAGGCACTCAGAGGTGGCTGGCAGACTCCCCCTCCTTGAGCTTCACAGATGGGAAAGGAGACCAGCTAGTGAAGGGCAGTCACAGCTCAGGGGGAGTTTGGAGTTAGCCCTTCCTGGCCCATGAGAGCGCAGTGTGGCCGGGATAACCCTGCACAGCCTTGCAGATCCCCAAATGGCCGAGCTCCTCCAAGCTGACTTGCTCATAGCCCCTCTCCAGCACTCGTGTGTTCCTGCCCTGAAATGTCTTCCTTCTTCTTGGGTGCTCTGCCCAGATGCAGGCCCTGGCCCCAAAACCTGCCTGAACCTGAGCTCTGGTAGAGGCACTCTGCTCCCCTCGATGCTATCCACCTGCCTCTCTTGGTCTGGCTTTTCCTGCCCACTACGTCCTGTTCTCCTGTCCTCACATCCTGGCTGCTCACCATGCCTGGTGGCCTTTCTAGGGCTAGGCACGACTGaattttgtgtttctttggtCTTTGCTCATGGTTCTCAAGACTTTCTGTACAGGCCATTCTCAAGACAGGTGGTGGTGGACATCCTGGACAGGGGGTGGTGAAGGCCTCAGAGGAGGGATCAGAAGGGCTTAGCCGGGGAGTCCCAGGAGATAGGGGGGCAGTGAAGGGATGAGAAGGTGGTCAGGAGAGCCTGGCTGTAAAGCacagcagggggcaggggtttggTAGCAGAGGGGGCTCAGGACCCGCCCTGTCCCTTGAGCAGTTGTGTGACCCAGGCCAGCCTGTCCCTGGTGGGAGCTTGGAAGGAACAGAGACGTGCCCTGTTGTGTGCGCCTGCGTGTGCTCTGCTCGCGTGTGTGAGGGGTCAACGTGAGGCACGTAAGGCCCAGGTTTGGTCCACACTGCACTTCAGTTCAGCTTGGCATCAGCTGGCTCCAGGATGCCCTGTGGGAAGGGGGGCCCACACACCCGGGCTCCAGCCACCTGTGTCATCCTGTCTCCATTCCCAGCCAGCTTTGAGCCTCTCCTAGCATCAGTGGGGAGTTCATTTTGGAGGGAACAGGACACTTATAACCCCCGTGGCTTCAGACGCGGGGTAGGTGGAGGAGGGCTTCAGTTTCAGCAGTGCAACTCCATGTCTAGGCATCTGGGATGGGATCACCCTCTGGTGTCTTTGTGCTCTTCATTTGTGAAATTCCTCCCTCTCGTCCCTGGTGGTTGATTGATGAGCAGTATGGGGACTCAGGTGAGGCAGGTTGCCACACCCCTCTGGTCCTCAGTTCCTCCTCTGGAGATGTGGGGTGTCTTGGTTCCTCCAGCTCTGATGCAGGGGCCAGGCCACCCTCCCCCCAAGGAGTCCAGGACGGCTCCTGGCCAGCCGGCGGGAAGGACAGGGGCTCAGGCAAAGTCTGGCATTCATGTTTATTGGAGGGCAGCTAGAGTGAGGTTTGGAGGCAGCGTCACTCCTCGTCATGCATTTTTTGCTGAGAAAGAATAAAAGGTGTGAGGGAGCAGCTGGTGAGAGGAAGGAAGGGTGTGGGGAGAAATCTCCAGGGCTTTCAGGGGCCTAAAGGGAGATGCCCTTAGGGGGAGAGGTTCAGGCCTTGGGAATCTTGGGGTCCCCTTTAGAGGTCTTTGTGGTATAAGTGGGGTGGGACTGGACTTTCTAAGGAGGTTCCAGCCTGTAGGGGGCTTGTCTGAGCAGGGGATGCCCAGGTGTGGGGGCTGTGCGGTCATGGGGGTGAGTAGTAGGGCCGGGGGAGGGACCCACCTTGGCGCCGATGTCGCGACTCTTGGCCCGAAGCTTGTTGACCTGGGACTCAGCAATGTCCGCCCGCTCCTCCGCCTCGTCCAGCTCGTGCTGCACCTTGCGGAACTTGGACAGGTTGGTGTTGGCCTGTTCCTCCTGTGGGGGTTCAGGGGGATGGGAGGATGAGGTGAGGGGGTGCCCAGGCTCCTAATCCAGGGGCTCGCTGTCATCTATCACCCATGTTCCTGCAACAAAAGTGTCCTGCTCCTGGCTTGGCACCCTCCACAAAGGTGCCTGGCACCTTACCCAGTGCTCAGAATCCAGGCTACCCACTGCCCAAGAGGAATCCCATGCTGCCTGGTCCGCCCCCCTCAGAATCCAGCTTGACCGCCCCTGTCCAACTGCGACCCGGACAGATGCTCCCCAACCCCTGAGGGTTCCTGCACACGTATGCTCATCAGCAACTCACGTCCGCACCTCTGTGCTCACTCGATGTCTTCCCCACCATGCTGTACCTGCTCAGGCCCCTTTCCAGGCCCAGTTCCCCTGCCACCATCCAGCTTTCAGCACTGGCTGGCCCTCTAAGCTGCATTAGTAGCTGCACTGCTTTCTCTTGGGCTCACTGTTTGGTGGATTATAAGCAGCTTGTGGGTAGGTCCTGAGTCAAATAAGCTTTGCTTTTGTTAACTCAGGAGTGCCTGCCACAGCTCTGAGTTTGAGAGTTAAAGTGAACAGCAATCCCTCCATCCGGGTCCCACACTGGGGTGGACCCTTGTCAGCTCTGACACATAGGAAGTAGAGAAAACCATGAACTCACCGCCTCCTCGGCCTGGCGCTTATAGGCCTTGACCTTCAGCTGCAGCTTGTCCACCAGGTCCTGCAGCCTCAGCAGGTTCTTCCTGTCTTCCTCCGTCTGGGCGCAGAT from Capra hircus breed San Clemente chromosome 10, ASM170441v1, whole genome shotgun sequence encodes the following:
- the CMTM5 gene encoding CKLF-like MARVEL transmembrane domain-containing protein 5; this translates as MFNAWSRRDRPPEEGAAAGLEGFAVDKTFLSSLKGILLETELALTFIIFICFTASISAYMAAALLEFFITLAFLFLYATQYYQRFDRLNWPCLDFLRCVSAIIIFLVVSFAAVTSRDGAAIAAFVFGIILVSVFAYDAFKIYRTEMVPRAAQGDQQ
- the IL25 gene encoding interleukin-25; translated protein: MYQAMAFLAMVMGTHTLCLGSQRRCTHWPGCCPSEGQNPTEEWLKWNSVLMPPPETTSLAHHPESCSSSKDGPLNSRSIAPWRYELDRDLNRLPQDLYHARCLCPHCVSLQTGSHMDPLGNSELLYHNQTVFYRRPCPGQQGAHHGYCLERRLYRVSLACVCVRPRVMA